The Pontibacillus halophilus JSM 076056 = DSM 19796 genome includes a region encoding these proteins:
- the rho gene encoding transcription termination factor Rho, which produces MSGSLTISHLETLNLKELYKLAREYKVSYYAKLTKRELIFSILKAQAEKDGFLFMDGILEVIPSEGFGFLRPINYSPSAEDIYISASQIRRFDLRNGDKVSGKVRPPKENERYYGLLHVDAVNGDAPDSAKERVHFPALTPLYPERMMNLETQGKSLSTRIIDLMTPVGFGQRGLIVAPPKAGKTMLLKQIANSISENHPDSKLIILLVDERPEEVTDIERSVDGDVDVVSSTFDEVPENHIKVSELVLERAMRLVEHKKDVIILMDSITRLARAYNLVIPPSGRTLSGGIDPASFHRPKRFFGAARNIEEGGSLTILATALVETGSRMDDVIYEEFKGTGNMELHLDRNLAERRIFPAIDVRRSGTRKEELLLPKDRLEKIWSIRKTMADQPNFVDRFLRRLKSSKNNEEFFQLMEEDMKGKTSSKRS; this is translated from the coding sequence GTGTCTGGATCATTAACAATTTCCCATTTGGAGACACTTAACTTAAAAGAATTGTACAAGCTTGCACGCGAGTACAAAGTGTCTTACTATGCTAAATTAACAAAGCGAGAATTAATCTTTTCCATTTTGAAGGCTCAAGCCGAGAAGGATGGATTCTTATTTATGGACGGAATTCTAGAGGTTATTCCTTCAGAAGGATTTGGCTTCCTACGTCCAATTAACTACTCCCCATCAGCTGAAGATATTTATATCTCTGCTTCGCAAATCCGTCGTTTCGATTTAAGAAACGGAGATAAAGTATCAGGGAAAGTGCGTCCTCCTAAGGAGAACGAGCGTTACTACGGATTGCTTCACGTTGATGCGGTCAATGGAGATGCACCTGATTCTGCGAAAGAACGTGTCCATTTCCCAGCGTTAACACCGCTTTATCCTGAGCGTATGATGAACCTTGAAACACAAGGAAAGAGCCTATCCACAAGAATTATTGACTTGATGACACCAGTTGGCTTCGGTCAGCGTGGTTTAATCGTTGCGCCTCCGAAGGCTGGTAAGACGATGCTTCTAAAGCAAATCGCAAACAGTATCTCAGAGAACCATCCTGACTCGAAATTAATTATTCTTCTCGTAGACGAGCGTCCTGAAGAAGTGACAGACATTGAGCGTTCCGTCGATGGGGATGTGGATGTCGTGAGCTCTACGTTTGATGAAGTTCCAGAGAACCATATTAAAGTATCTGAATTAGTGTTGGAGCGTGCTATGCGCCTTGTTGAACATAAGAAGGACGTTATTATTCTTATGGACAGCATTACTCGACTAGCGCGTGCGTACAACCTAGTGATTCCACCAAGTGGTCGGACGTTATCTGGTGGTATTGACCCAGCCTCCTTCCACCGTCCGAAGCGCTTCTTCGGTGCTGCGCGTAATATTGAAGAGGGCGGAAGCTTAACCATCCTTGCGACGGCGCTTGTAGAGACAGGCTCCCGTATGGATGATGTCATTTATGAAGAATTCAAAGGTACAGGAAATATGGAGCTGCACCTTGATCGAAATCTTGCTGAACGACGAATCTTCCCAGCTATTGATGTACGCCGCAGCGGGACTCGTAAAGAAGAATTGCTTCTTCCTAAAGACCGACTGGAGAAGATTTGGTCAATTCGTAAGACGATGGCAGACCAACCAAACTTCGTCGATCGCTTCTTACGCCGCCTGAAATCTTCGAAGAACAACGAAGAATTCTTCCAACTTATGGAGGAAGATATGAAAGGCAAGACCTCTTCTAAGCGATCGTAG
- the rpoE gene encoding DNA-directed RNA polymerase subunit delta, with translation MSYKNYSPQEISEMSMIEIVHELLEDERRAVHFNDLYDRVAEIKGFTAEQKEKFMPQLFTDLNSEGRYMTVGSNMWGLKRWYPVDQTEEDVQAPTKKTKRKKPAAKEEADKDLDESSIEEDIDFEDEDLDLDEDGTENSGLDGDYDLAEESDDDYEEDDTLVNDEESDDSSDDEEEEEDSDEQY, from the coding sequence GTGAGCTATAAAAACTATTCCCCTCAAGAGATTTCAGAAATGTCCATGATTGAAATCGTGCACGAACTACTTGAAGATGAGCGTCGTGCCGTTCATTTTAATGATCTATATGACCGTGTAGCTGAAATCAAAGGGTTTACAGCCGAGCAGAAAGAAAAATTCATGCCGCAATTGTTTACAGACCTTAATAGTGAAGGCCGTTACATGACGGTTGGGTCGAACATGTGGGGGCTAAAGCGTTGGTATCCTGTTGACCAGACAGAAGAAGATGTTCAAGCGCCTACGAAGAAGACAAAACGTAAGAAACCAGCAGCTAAAGAAGAAGCTGACAAAGACTTGGACGAGTCTTCTATTGAAGAAGACATCGATTTCGAGGATGAAGATTTAGACCTTGATGAAGACGGTACGGAAAACAGCGGTCTTGATGGTGATTACGACCTAGCTGAAGAATCCGACGATGACTACGAAGAAGATGACACGCTTGTGAATGATGAAGAGTCAGATGATAGTAGTGATGATGAAGAAGAGGAAGAAGATTCTGACGAACAATACTAA
- the fsa gene encoding fructose-6-phosphate aldolase, which produces MKFFIDTANIDEIREANALGVLAGVTTNPSLVAKEGVSFHERLKEITDEVDGSVSAEVIAEDAEGMIEEGKELAAIAPNITVKVPMTLEGLKAVKRFSELNIKTNVTLIFSANQALLAARAGASYVSPFLGRLDDIGQEGIDLVSQISEIFDRHAIDTEIIAASVRHPVHVTDAALHGAHIATIPFKVLDQLVKHPLTDQGIEKFLSDWNRQK; this is translated from the coding sequence ATGAAATTCTTTATCGACACAGCGAACATTGATGAAATCCGTGAGGCAAACGCATTGGGAGTATTAGCAGGGGTTACAACAAACCCATCGCTTGTAGCGAAAGAGGGGGTTTCTTTCCACGAGCGTTTGAAAGAGATAACAGATGAAGTAGACGGTTCTGTTAGCGCTGAGGTAATTGCTGAGGATGCTGAAGGGATGATTGAAGAAGGGAAAGAGCTCGCAGCCATCGCACCGAACATTACAGTTAAGGTTCCAATGACACTTGAAGGCCTGAAGGCGGTAAAGCGCTTCTCAGAGCTGAACATTAAGACGAACGTTACACTTATCTTCTCTGCGAATCAAGCGCTGTTAGCAGCTCGTGCAGGTGCGTCTTATGTTTCGCCATTTTTAGGTCGTCTAGATGATATTGGGCAAGAGGGGATTGATCTTGTTTCTCAAATCTCTGAGATTTTTGACCGTCATGCGATTGATACTGAAATTATTGCAGCTTCTGTCCGCCACCCAGTTCATGTTACGGATGCCGCCCTACACGGTGCGCATATCGCAACGATTCCGTTTAAAGTTCTAGACCAACTTGTAAAGCACCCATTAACCGACCAGGGGATCGAAAAGTTTTTATCCGACTGGAATCGACAAAAATAG
- the prmC gene encoding peptide chain release factor N(5)-glutamine methyltransferase, translating to MSTKTILEARNWASLFLEEHGREKNVGELLLLHHLGFTRAQLLAYLPDPIGDEAYTAFERDVREHALHGVPYQHLVGTASFFGREFNVNKHVLVPRQETEELVDGILRRLNERGWDKKQIHAVDIGTGSGIIPITLKQEWPSMSVSAVDLSADALCVAKRNREEHGTDITFYEGSFLEPVLDQTFDLIVSNPPYIPEGDLDSLSDVVKNYDPHLALFAGKDGLDAYRAIVAQLPYVSKSETLLAFEIGYNQGSDVRNLIQSKFPASTPEVVNDLNGNERMVFAWLSV from the coding sequence ATGAGTACGAAGACCATTTTGGAAGCCCGCAACTGGGCTTCTCTTTTTTTAGAGGAGCATGGTAGAGAAAAGAATGTGGGAGAACTGCTTCTTCTTCATCATTTAGGGTTTACACGCGCGCAATTGCTAGCCTACCTTCCGGACCCAATAGGAGATGAGGCATATACAGCTTTCGAACGGGATGTACGGGAGCATGCCTTGCATGGCGTTCCGTATCAGCATCTTGTTGGAACAGCCTCCTTCTTTGGGAGAGAGTTTAACGTGAATAAGCACGTGCTTGTTCCTAGGCAAGAGACCGAGGAGCTTGTAGATGGGATTCTACGCCGTCTCAATGAACGAGGGTGGGACAAGAAGCAGATTCATGCGGTGGATATTGGTACAGGGAGCGGAATTATTCCGATTACGTTAAAGCAGGAATGGCCCTCGATGTCTGTCAGTGCTGTGGATTTATCAGCTGATGCACTCTGTGTTGCGAAGCGAAATAGAGAAGAACACGGGACGGACATCACTTTCTATGAAGGCAGTTTCCTAGAACCTGTACTTGATCAAACGTTTGATCTAATCGTTTCGAACCCGCCTTATATTCCTGAAGGTGATCTTGATTCCTTATCGGATGTTGTGAAGAATTACGACCCACATCTTGCCTTATTTGCAGGGAAGGACGGGCTTGATGCCTACCGTGCGATTGTTGCCCAATTGCCTTATGTTTCTAAATCAGAGACGTTACTTGCCTTTGAGATTGGCTACAATCAAGGTTCAGATGTACGTAATCTTATCCAATCTAAATTCCCAGCTTCTACACCAGAAGTTGTGAACGATTTAAATGGAAATGAACGAATGGTATTTGCCTGGCTCTCCGTATAG
- a CDS encoding thymidine kinase → MHVMKHSGWVELICGSMFSGKSEELIRRVRRSTFGRLSVRVFKPAIDNRYAEEAIVSHNGATVVAHPVERSEDILYSVDDDIDVVAIDEVQFFDDNIVEVIQELANAGHRVIAAGLDLDFRGEPFGCVPKLMALAESVTKLSALCPICGSPATRTQRLIDGKPASYDDPVILVGASESYEPRCRHHHEVPNRPKNVETPDYLKSKQ, encoded by the coding sequence GTGCATGTGATGAAACATAGCGGATGGGTAGAATTAATCTGTGGGAGCATGTTCTCAGGGAAATCTGAAGAACTTATCCGCAGAGTCCGTCGTTCCACATTTGGGCGACTATCCGTGCGGGTGTTTAAACCTGCCATCGACAATCGCTACGCCGAAGAAGCCATTGTCTCTCACAATGGAGCTACGGTTGTAGCTCATCCAGTGGAACGTTCCGAGGACATTCTCTATTCTGTAGATGATGATATAGATGTTGTTGCCATTGATGAAGTTCAATTTTTTGATGATAATATCGTGGAAGTCATTCAAGAATTAGCGAACGCTGGTCACCGTGTAATTGCTGCCGGCCTTGACCTTGACTTCCGAGGCGAACCGTTTGGGTGTGTTCCGAAGCTAATGGCTCTCGCAGAGTCTGTTACAAAGCTCAGCGCCCTTTGCCCAATCTGTGGCTCACCTGCCACAAGGACACAGCGTTTGATTGACGGGAAACCAGCCTCCTACGATGACCCAGTTATATTAGTTGGAGCATCTGAATCGTACGAGCCTCGTTGCCGTCACCATCATGAAGTTCCAAACCGTCCTAAGAACGTTGAAACACCTGACTATTTAAAGTCAAAGCAATAA
- a CDS encoding UDP-N-acetylglucosamine 1-carboxyvinyltransferase, translated as MEKLLIEGGHSLRGQVRISGAKNSAVALLPAAILAETPVTIEGLPHISDVDTLSHLLEEIGGKVVKDGRDVYIDPSTMISMPLPNGKVKKLRASYYFMGAMLGRFKKAVIGLPGGCHLGPRPIDQHIKGFEALGAQVTNEQGAIYLRADELKGARIYLDVVSVGATINIMLAAVKAKGKTVIENAAKEPEIIDVATLLTSMGAKIKGAGTDVIRIEGVETLSGCQHTIIPDRIEAGTYTILAAAMGEEVLIDNVIPQHLESLLAKLREMGITIESNDDQLLIRRDKPIQAVDVKTLVFPGFPTDLQQPFTSLLTQARGTGVVTDTIYGARFKHVDELRRMNADIKVEGSSAIVTGPVQLEGARVKATDLRAGAALVIAGSLARGVTEITGLEHIDRGYEDLVEKLNALGGHAWREEMTEAEIEQFQNS; from the coding sequence ATGGAGAAGTTACTTATTGAAGGAGGCCATTCATTGCGGGGGCAAGTGCGTATAAGCGGTGCGAAGAACAGTGCTGTTGCCTTGCTTCCTGCTGCAATCTTGGCAGAGACACCTGTAACGATTGAAGGGTTGCCTCATATCTCAGACGTAGACACACTGAGCCATTTGCTAGAAGAGATTGGTGGCAAGGTTGTAAAGGATGGGCGGGATGTTTATATCGATCCCTCTACTATGATCTCTATGCCACTGCCGAATGGGAAAGTAAAGAAACTTCGTGCTTCCTATTACTTCATGGGAGCCATGCTTGGACGTTTCAAGAAAGCGGTCATTGGATTACCAGGCGGGTGTCATCTTGGCCCGCGCCCAATTGACCAACACATTAAAGGCTTTGAAGCATTAGGTGCACAAGTAACAAATGAACAAGGTGCCATTTATTTAAGAGCAGATGAACTAAAAGGAGCTCGTATTTACTTAGACGTCGTAAGTGTAGGTGCTACGATTAACATTATGCTTGCTGCTGTGAAAGCGAAAGGCAAGACGGTTATCGAGAATGCAGCGAAAGAACCTGAAATTATTGACGTCGCCACGTTGCTAACGAGTATGGGAGCGAAGATTAAAGGGGCAGGGACGGACGTTATCCGGATTGAAGGTGTTGAAACACTTAGCGGGTGTCAGCATACGATTATCCCAGACCGTATCGAGGCTGGAACGTATACGATTTTAGCGGCTGCGATGGGAGAAGAAGTGTTGATTGACAACGTCATACCACAGCACTTGGAATCTCTCCTTGCAAAGCTTCGTGAAATGGGGATTACTATTGAGTCAAATGATGACCAACTTCTCATTCGTCGCGATAAGCCTATACAAGCAGTTGACGTCAAGACGCTGGTCTTTCCAGGCTTCCCAACGGACTTGCAACAACCATTTACTTCGTTGCTCACGCAAGCGAGAGGGACTGGAGTCGTAACGGACACGATTTATGGTGCGCGATTCAAGCACGTAGATGAACTGCGACGCATGAATGCAGACATAAAGGTAGAAGGTAGCTCAGCTATTGTGACAGGTCCTGTCCAGTTGGAGGGAGCTCGTGTGAAAGCGACTGACCTTCGTGCTGGAGCTGCGCTTGTCATTGCTGGTTCATTAGCGAGAGGGGTAACAGAAATTACTGGCCTTGAACATATCGATCGTGGCTATGAGGATTTAGTTGAGAAGCTAAATGCGCTAGGTGGACATGCTTGGCGTGAAGAAATGACAGAGGCTGAGATCGAACAATTTCAAAATTCATAG
- the fba gene encoding class II fructose-1,6-bisphosphate aldolase, whose product MPLVSMKEMLETAKENRYAVGQFNLNNLEYAQAILQAAEEEQSPVILGVSEGAARYMGGFNVVVSMVKALMDSYKTTVPVAIHLDHGSSFEKCAEAIHAGFTSVMIDASHDPLEENIEVTKKVVELAHIHGVSVEAELGRVGGQEDDLIVDDAEAAYAIPSECKQLVDETNVDVFAPALGSVHGPYKGEPNLGFDRMEEIMGLVDKPLVLHGGTGIPTADIKKAISYGTAKINVNTENQVSQGKAIREVLAEKPDLYDPRKYMGPGRDAIKETVIGKMREFGSAQKA is encoded by the coding sequence ATGCCATTAGTTTCCATGAAAGAAATGCTAGAAACGGCTAAGGAAAACCGATACGCTGTCGGTCAATTCAACCTAAATAACCTTGAGTACGCTCAAGCGATCCTGCAAGCTGCTGAAGAAGAGCAGTCTCCAGTAATCCTTGGTGTATCTGAAGGTGCAGCTCGTTACATGGGTGGCTTTAACGTTGTAGTATCTATGGTTAAAGCACTTATGGATTCCTATAAGACTACAGTTCCTGTAGCGATTCACCTAGACCATGGTTCTAGCTTCGAGAAATGTGCAGAAGCAATCCACGCTGGTTTCACTTCTGTTATGATTGATGCTTCCCATGATCCACTAGAAGAAAACATTGAAGTTACGAAGAAAGTGGTTGAGCTTGCTCATATCCACGGTGTTTCTGTTGAAGCTGAACTTGGTCGCGTTGGCGGTCAAGAAGATGATCTTATCGTTGACGATGCTGAAGCAGCTTACGCAATTCCTTCTGAGTGTAAACAACTTGTTGACGAAACAAACGTTGACGTATTCGCTCCAGCACTAGGTTCTGTTCACGGCCCTTACAAAGGCGAACCAAACCTAGGCTTCGACCGCATGGAAGAAATCATGGGTCTTGTAGACAAGCCACTTGTTCTTCACGGTGGTACTGGTATCCCAACAGCTGACATCAAGAAAGCAATCAGCTACGGAACTGCTAAAATCAACGTAAATACTGAAAACCAAGTTTCTCAAGGAAAAGCAATTCGCGAAGTACTTGCTGAAAAACCTGATCTATACGATCCACGTAAATACATGGGTCCTGGTCGTGACGCAATTAAAGAAACTGTAATCGGCAAAATGCGCGAATTCGGTTCTGCTCAAAAAGCGTAA
- the prfA gene encoding peptide chain release factor 1, whose product MLERLQTLEDRYEKLNELLSDPEIVNDSKKLREYSKEQADLTETVQAYQQYKDVSSQLDDAKAMLDEEDDEMKEMVKEEINELSEQKAELEERLKILLIPKDPNDEKNVIMEIRGAAGGDEAALFAGDLYRMYSRYAESQGWKLEVIESHESEVGGYKEMIFMINGKGAYSRFKFENGAHRVQRVPATESGGRIHTSTATVAVLPEAEEVEVEIHEKDIRVDTFASSGPGGQSVNTTMSAVRLTHEPTGTVVSCQDEKSQIKNKEKAMKVLRARIYEKFQQEAQAEYDENRKSAVGSGDRSERIRTYNFPQNRVTDHRIGLTIQKLDQIMEGKIEEFIEALIIEEQTKRLEQIGE is encoded by the coding sequence GTGTTAGAACGACTTCAAACCTTGGAGGACAGATACGAGAAACTGAACGAGTTACTCTCTGATCCGGAAATCGTAAATGATTCCAAGAAGTTACGTGAATACTCAAAGGAACAAGCAGACTTAACTGAAACAGTCCAGGCTTATCAACAATACAAAGACGTTTCCTCGCAACTAGATGATGCGAAAGCCATGCTAGACGAAGAAGACGATGAGATGAAAGAAATGGTGAAAGAAGAAATTAATGAACTCTCCGAGCAGAAAGCAGAGCTTGAAGAGCGTCTTAAGATTCTTCTTATTCCGAAAGACCCGAACGACGAAAAGAACGTTATCATGGAAATCCGTGGTGCTGCGGGTGGCGACGAAGCGGCTTTATTTGCTGGGGATCTTTATCGCATGTATTCCCGTTACGCGGAGTCACAAGGCTGGAAGCTTGAAGTCATTGAGTCTCATGAAAGTGAAGTAGGCGGTTATAAAGAAATGATCTTTATGATTAATGGAAAAGGCGCTTATTCTAGGTTTAAATTTGAGAACGGTGCACACCGTGTGCAACGTGTACCAGCTACAGAATCTGGCGGACGTATTCATACGTCTACAGCGACGGTAGCTGTACTTCCTGAGGCAGAAGAAGTAGAGGTAGAAATTCACGAGAAAGATATTCGTGTTGATACGTTCGCTTCTAGTGGACCTGGAGGACAAAGTGTAAATACAACAATGTCCGCCGTGCGTCTAACTCACGAGCCAACAGGAACTGTAGTATCTTGTCAGGATGAAAAGTCCCAGATTAAGAACAAAGAAAAGGCAATGAAAGTATTGCGTGCTCGTATCTACGAGAAATTCCAACAAGAAGCTCAGGCGGAATACGATGAAAACCGTAAATCTGCTGTTGGTTCTGGTGACCGTTCTGAACGTATCCGTACGTACAATTTCCCTCAGAATCGTGTAACCGACCACCGTATCGGCCTTACCATCCAGAAGCTTGATCAAATCATGGAAGGTAAGATTGAAGAGTTTATCGAAGCGCTAATTATCGAAGAGCAGACGAAGCGTCTCGAGCAAATTGGAGAATAA
- a CDS encoding response regulator has protein sequence MSKTILVVDDQPGIRILLEEVIRNEGYHVTLAENGIEAMEEFKQHHPSLVILDMKLPGKDGPTVAREMEQLSPSTPIVFISGLAEEEWEEVRTIESVRTILAKPFDIYEIKDILKEYSV, from the coding sequence ATGTCTAAAACCATATTAGTGGTCGATGATCAACCCGGGATACGCATACTACTAGAAGAAGTCATCCGAAATGAAGGGTACCATGTGACTTTAGCCGAGAATGGAATCGAGGCAATGGAAGAATTTAAGCAACATCATCCGTCACTTGTCATTTTAGATATGAAACTTCCTGGCAAAGATGGACCGACTGTTGCGAGAGAAATGGAACAGTTGTCGCCTTCAACGCCCATTGTATTTATTAGTGGTTTAGCGGAAGAAGAATGGGAAGAAGTGCGTACCATTGAGTCGGTTCGTACCATCCTTGCAAAGCCATTTGATATCTATGAAATCAAGGATATTTTGAAAGAATATTCCGTCTAA
- a CDS encoding CTP synthase, producing MTKYIFVTGGVVSSLGKGITAASLGRLLKNRGLKVTIQKFDPYINVDPGTMSPYQHGEVFVTEDGAETDLDLGHYERFIDINLGQYSNVTTGRVYSSVIQKERRGDYLGGTVQVIPHITNEIKERVFRSGRESNADVVITEIGGTVGDIESLPFLEAIRQIKSDIGRENVMYLHCTLVPYIKAAGELKTKPTQHSVKELRSLGIQPDAIVLRTEMPIPDGMKAKIAQFCDVNEQAVFEAGDAETLYDVPLMLQNQELDQFTCNHFGLSCGEADMSEWNELVTRVKNLSKVTTIGLVGKYVELPDAYISVVEALKHAGYSFDTDIEIKWVNSEEVTRENAAQYLSDVDGILVPGGFGDRGIEGKIEAIRYAREEKVPFLGICLGMQLATVEFARNVLGLDGAHSAEIEPTTPYPIIDLLPEQKDVEDMGGTLRLGVYPSRVIEGTKTKAAYGEEVIYERHRHRYEFNNQYRDQMEEAGFLFSGTSPDGRLVEIIELSDHPWFVASQFHPEFKSRPTRPQPLFHDFIGASVQK from the coding sequence ATGACGAAGTACATTTTCGTGACAGGTGGAGTAGTTTCCTCGCTAGGTAAAGGAATTACCGCTGCTTCACTAGGTCGTTTACTTAAGAATCGTGGTTTGAAAGTGACTATTCAAAAGTTTGACCCATATATCAACGTTGACCCGGGAACAATGAGCCCCTATCAACATGGAGAAGTTTTCGTGACAGAAGATGGAGCGGAAACGGACTTAGACTTAGGGCATTACGAGCGTTTTATTGATATTAACCTAGGTCAATACAGCAACGTGACAACTGGACGTGTGTATTCTTCAGTTATTCAGAAAGAACGTCGCGGTGATTATTTAGGTGGAACCGTACAAGTCATTCCACACATTACGAACGAAATTAAAGAGCGTGTATTCCGCTCAGGGCGCGAATCAAATGCGGATGTTGTCATTACGGAGATTGGCGGTACCGTTGGGGATATTGAGTCTCTGCCATTTCTAGAAGCCATTCGTCAGATTAAGAGTGATATTGGACGAGAGAACGTGATGTATCTTCACTGTACACTTGTTCCATATATTAAAGCCGCAGGTGAATTAAAAACAAAACCGACGCAACACTCTGTGAAAGAATTACGCTCATTAGGTATTCAACCTGATGCGATTGTACTTCGAACAGAAATGCCAATTCCAGATGGGATGAAGGCGAAAATTGCCCAATTCTGTGATGTGAACGAACAAGCGGTCTTTGAAGCAGGGGATGCTGAGACGCTTTATGACGTTCCATTAATGCTACAGAATCAAGAGTTGGACCAGTTTACGTGTAACCATTTTGGACTCTCATGTGGAGAGGCTGACATGAGCGAGTGGAACGAGCTTGTTACTCGTGTGAAGAACCTATCTAAAGTGACGACTATTGGACTTGTCGGAAAGTATGTTGAACTGCCTGATGCGTACATTTCTGTTGTTGAAGCATTGAAGCATGCAGGCTACTCTTTCGATACGGACATTGAAATTAAATGGGTTAATTCTGAAGAAGTGACTCGTGAAAATGCTGCACAATACCTTTCAGACGTCGATGGCATTCTCGTTCCAGGTGGATTTGGTGACCGTGGAATCGAAGGCAAGATTGAAGCCATCCGTTATGCGCGTGAGGAGAAAGTGCCTTTCCTAGGAATTTGTCTTGGAATGCAGCTGGCTACCGTGGAATTTGCGCGTAACGTGCTAGGTCTTGATGGTGCTCACTCGGCTGAAATTGAACCAACGACTCCTTACCCAATCATCGACCTTCTTCCTGAGCAGAAAGATGTAGAAGATATGGGAGGAACATTGCGTCTTGGTGTTTACCCGAGCAGAGTTATCGAAGGTACGAAGACGAAGGCTGCTTATGGCGAAGAAGTGATTTACGAACGTCACCGTCACCGCTATGAATTTAATAACCAGTATCGTGACCAAATGGAAGAAGCAGGGTTCTTATTCTCAGGAACAAGTCCTGATGGTCGCCTTGTAGAGATTATTGAACTTTCAGACCATCCATGGTTTGTTGCATCTCAATTCCACCCTGAATTTAAATCAAGACCAACGCGTCCTCAACCGTTGTTCCATGATTTTATTGGAGCATCCGTTCAGAAGTAA
- the glpX gene encoding class II fructose-bisphosphatase, with protein sequence MERSLTMELVRVTEAAALASARWMGRGKKDEADDAATSAMRDVFDTIPMKGTVVIGEGEMDEAPMLYIGEKLGNGYGPRVDVAVDPLEGTNIVAQGTWNALSVLAVADHSKLLHAPDMYMEKIAVGPEAVGKVDINASIRENLAAVARAKNKDIEDVVAIVLNRKRHERIIEEIREAGARIKLISDGDVAAAINTAFDHTGVDILFGSGGAPEGVLAAAALKCLGGEIQGKLLPEDDEQLARCARMGIADVQKVLMMDDMCGGDDAIFAATGVTDGELLRGVQFKGTKATTQTVVMRAKSGTVRFIDGDHSLKKKPNLVIKP encoded by the coding sequence ATGGAAAGAAGTTTGACGATGGAACTTGTACGTGTAACCGAAGCAGCCGCACTCGCTTCAGCTCGTTGGATGGGAAGAGGAAAGAAGGATGAGGCGGATGACGCAGCGACAAGTGCTATGCGCGATGTATTTGATACGATACCGATGAAGGGGACCGTCGTCATTGGGGAAGGCGAAATGGATGAAGCCCCTATGCTTTACATTGGTGAGAAGTTGGGGAATGGATATGGTCCAAGAGTTGACGTAGCAGTCGACCCACTTGAAGGGACAAATATCGTTGCCCAAGGAACATGGAACGCTTTATCTGTTCTGGCAGTTGCAGATCACAGCAAGTTGTTACACGCACCGGACATGTATATGGAGAAGATCGCAGTTGGCCCTGAAGCGGTTGGCAAAGTGGACATTAATGCGTCCATCCGAGAGAATCTTGCCGCAGTTGCAAGGGCGAAGAACAAAGATATTGAAGATGTTGTAGCAATTGTGCTGAATCGTAAGCGACACGAGCGCATCATTGAAGAGATCAGGGAAGCGGGAGCTCGGATTAAGCTCATCTCAGATGGGGATGTCGCTGCTGCCATCAATACAGCATTTGACCATACCGGTGTTGATATTCTATTCGGTAGTGGAGGGGCACCTGAAGGCGTACTTGCCGCTGCTGCTTTGAAATGTCTCGGTGGAGAAATTCAAGGAAAGCTACTTCCTGAAGATGATGAACAGCTTGCGCGCTGTGCGCGGATGGGCATAGCAGATGTGCAAAAGGTGCTCATGATGGACGACATGTGTGGCGGAGACGATGCCATATTTGCGGCAACAGGTGTAACAGACGGAGAGCTGTTAAGAGGCGTTCAGTTTAAAGGAACGAAAGCCACGACTCAAACCGTTGTTATGCGAGCGAAATCTGGAACCGTCCGCTTCATTGATGGAGACCACTCCTTGAAGAAGAAACCGAACCTCGTAATTAAACCATAG
- a CDS encoding type B 50S ribosomal protein L31, translated as MKEGIHPNYQKVVFLDTSSDYKFLTGSTQSSDETIEWEDGNTYPLIRVEISSASHPFYTGKQKADKAGGRVDRFKKKYGMK; from the coding sequence ATGAAGGAAGGAATTCATCCAAACTATCAGAAAGTAGTATTCTTAGATACTTCTTCTGATTACAAGTTCCTAACTGGTTCTACACAATCATCTGACGAAACCATTGAATGGGAAGATGGCAACACGTACCCACTAATCCGTGTTGAGATCTCTTCAGCATCTCACCCGTTCTACACTGGTAAGCAGAAGGCTGACAAAGCTGGTGGCCGTGTAGACCGCTTCAAGAAAAAATACGGCATGAAGTAA